One Nothobranchius furzeri strain GRZ-AD chromosome 7, NfurGRZ-RIMD1, whole genome shotgun sequence genomic window, ACGATAATCAGTTTTTAAAAAGACGGCTCCATAAACAGTGAACGGTTTTAATTTCGCATTGGGTTTTGTTTTGAAACAATGTTTACCGGAAGCTGTTAAGATTGCATTCTAATTGACGGAAACGTACATTTCTAGTCCTAAATCTAAAATTAGGGAGGCACCCCCAACTGCAAGTGACGCAAGGAGCCTAAAGTGGACGCCGTCGTCGTCTCTGTGAGTGAATGATACCAGGACCTGGGGTCATGGAGACCCTCGCTACAACTTGGCCGATGTGGATGACTCGGGGGGTAATTTTAGCCATTGTTGTCATCTTTCGTGACGGCCCGCTGCAGTAGGCGTTCAATATAAAGCCCCCGCTTGTAAAATGCAGCTGTACAACAGTGTGCTGACACACTACCCGAAGTCGTCTCGTAGAGTTACAATCACTTTGTCACCCGGGAACGAGACGACGCAAAGTTCCTCCGAGCTCGGCGGAGCGGGACTTCCACAACTTCCAGCAGCCAACTGCGGCGAGACTGCGCCTTCTTCTTCCGCAAACATGCCTGCGTTTTCGTCTTACGAAGGTTCGCCATTGAGCCCGATTTACTTCACATCGACCGCGGAGATATTAATCCGCAAACCCGGCGGAGTGGAGAGGAACAAACCGCCCTCGCATATCTGCAGTGACTCTGATGTTTTTCAAGAGCTCGTGGATCACGTGGCAAACGGGACAGAGGAGGTTTTTCCAGACTTGTCACTAGTTGGGAATGTTTTCAAGAGCAGCGAGTCGCTGGTTGATGCAATTAAAGCTGAGGGTTCATGTGAGGATAACGCCTCTACTGCCCCCTTTCAGATCAGTGGATGGGCCCCACCATCAGAGCCCGCTCCACCCACTTCAGCCCACCTCAAAGACATTGAAAACCAACATTTTAGTGATAAGAAAGAAGTTATCGTTGCACCAGATGAGAAACAGGCCTTCGAGCTCAGCGTTCTCCAGGAATCTGCTCCACCAAGAGGCCAGGAGAAGGTGAATGTAAACGCCAAGGTGTCTCGGCACCTGGCTGAGGTGGAGAAACAGAACATGTACTTCCAGGAGAGGTGCAAATACAGGTACCACATCATTCCAGATGGCAACTGTCTGTACAGAGCTGTGTGCAAGGCCACGTCCGGGGACCAGGCGGGACACGGAGAGCTGAGGGAGCAGACCGTCCACCATATCGCAGACCATCTGGACGATTTCATCCCAATCATCGAAGGGGATGTGGGGGAGTTCCTGATCAACGCGGCGCAGGATGGCGCCTGGGCTGGTTATCCAGAGCTTCTCGCCATGAGCCAGATGCTGAACATCAACATCCACCTGACAACAGGGGGGAGTCTGGAGAGCCCCACGGTCTCAACCATGGTCCACTACCTGGGGGAAGAGGACGTGTCCAAACAGGCTATCTGGCTGAGTTGGCTCAGCAACGGTCACTATGACGTCATTTTGGACAAGTGTCTCCCTAACCCGGAGTACGAGGACTGGTGTCGACAGTCGCAGTTGCAACGGAAACGAGATGAGGAACTAGCCAAGTCCATGGCAGCCTCATTATCCAAGATGTACTTGGAACAAAATGGATCTGTGTGACTGAAGTCgactgttgtgttttgttttatacaGAATGAGATTATTTGTCCTGCTTAGTTTCTACCTGCTTTACATTATTTTTATAAGATTCCTACTGAGAAGGTGCAGTGCACAGGCTTTTGTATGAACCAGGATTCCCAGATGATTTGAAAAAGTACACCCGTTTCTCCAGATTTGTTTTGGTTACGTTGACAAGTTACAGTTTTTGTCTGCGTGCTTTTGGAGTGTACAGTATTTATTTGCCTTTGTTTTTTGGACTTGCTTTGTTGGCAGCTGCCAAATATTTTTACAGGATAGTTTTCCTATTTTATCttgttttatctgtttttttctctctttgcACAAAAGGCTTGTTTGAATTGCTCAGCGTGTTAATGATTCCAGTTCTCTTCGAGTTATCCATAAAATGATTCTTAAAAATACAATTTGGGGGAAAACTGAATtgctgtttgtttacatttaattttttacaACTGCTTATCTGGTGATAGTGTTTGGCATGCTAATGTGGGTCGGATAAGATCTGATTCGCTACTATTTGGGTCTCTCAAAGTGGAAAAAAAATCGGACTTTTAACTCCTGGTTCAGCGTTACTCATTTGTTTACACTATTACATGTACATGGTGACTCAAACTGCTACTCCTACACATTCTTTCACACCAAGGTCCAGAGGCCGATCTCTGACAGCTAATCTGGTTTTGACTGTTATGTTGGAGAGTTTGATTTTTATGCAAATTTACAAAGCGAGaaattaaaataacattttaaacatgTAAAATATTCTTAGAAGTGACTCCGCATCTAGATCTGTTTTTGCTGAAATAGGATTTTTAAAACTAAATAGGACTGAAAGTTGAACCTTACCTGCCAAGTAAGTTTGGAAACATTTAGTTTGAAGAAGAAGCGTGTTACGttcccgacaggaggtgttaaaatgtgaaggagggggtaacacaaGAAACATGATAGTGGGTTAAAATGGGTTTGATTGTCAAAAAGGTTTGAAAACAAGCGTGCAAACAGATGGTAAGCATTActaaaataatgccaaacaaaaaaaaaaaactcaaaaaggttaacattaaaagaccAATTACCAACatttaaaaacacctggttaaaacttattctaaaagttttaccaaaacagaaggtgtttcAAAATCCATGTTGATAAAAGTTCTAAAACAATCTATtgacataaaacacctggttgCAACTTTACCGAACAGAAGGTGTTTGAAATcagagtcaataaaattgcatcaaactaagttAACCTTTCAATATCAACAGATCCCTCTGGATTGTCTAATAGAGCTtcaacatttctgttttaaactcacaAAACAAAGGGGgtgaaaacaaaatgaggcctggaggacagcagaaaccCCTGCACTGCGGAAGGCACAgcctttatcccaggtgtgggtcgtcagagggattcatctcagctgtgctcctcagcagcctggaagagaggaggaggaggggcggtgtcaggctgatcagcagggctgggtgatcctggctcctgcatccaaagtggccaggctggtggccataacaaaGCAAAATCATCTTAAAGAACACACAGAAGATCTTTTGCTATTTTATCTGATCCTACAAAGATTTTAGGAAGTGGTCTATAGAGAGCAGCCATTTGAAAGGAAAGTTTCTTGACAAGTACTGATTGTAGACTTTCACGTACGCCAACACGTGGTTAGTAACTCATACTGCCGTTCACTGTATGGAGTAATAGTTTTATTGAAAATaatatttcattttaaatgtgtgAAATACAAATTTTAAAGTTAATACACACGCTCATACAAGTGGACATTTGAAAGACGTAGAAGAAATCATGACAAACAAGATGAAAaagcattcctaatggggtctgaTGGGCcccatctgttttttttttagattttcacCACCTGTCACGTGGACCCCAAGGAATAACCACCAACACTGCTCAACCATCTCCACCTCAGCAGGAAGTGGAACACTTGGGGGGGGTCCTGATGCATGGAAAGGGGAATTTTTGCTTCTGAAACATTAAATCCTAAATAAGTCACCCCACTTTAGGAAGAAGACACAAATCTAATTCATAGTTAAATAATTACATATCTTCAGACTTCCAGGCAGCTCATTGACCCCCGATGGGAGGCCCTTTCCTAAAATGCGTTTTGTTTCCACCAGATGGCGATGTAGGCTCCATATTTCCCCACCATTGTTTTATTGTTGCCATTagcgtttttatttctttttcatgTTCTTTCTTGTTTTTCAGAGCTGAAAACGAAATTCTTTCAGGAATTTCCTCCGAGTTACTCCCAAAAAAGTTTAAGGACGTTCCAAAAGTGATAAAATGTTGGGGATGGTTTTTGAAAGTTTTGAGGTAATGAAAAATAGCACCACTTAATTTATtaagttacgtgtgtgtgtgtgacgtcatcagcctcTTGCAAGACCTAAACTTATATAAAGATAATTTCGTGCGAACATGCCTCATTAATCCTCATCATGGCGTCGTTATTGATGTTTCATCTGAACGCTTTACAGAGATGACGTAACGCTGCAGTCAGCGGCACGAGACTGAAAGTTTTCGTCTTTTATTTTTAATACGGGAGAAGAAGAAAACGGTTCCCCTGTTTTCGTCGTTTTTAACGGGGACCGTAAAGAAGCTGGCGGAGCAGGAGGAGGGCAGGTGAGGATCCTTCTCCTACCGCAGTATTCTGGCTCAGAATCAGCGCGTGCTGGGACCAGTCTCTTCCACGCGCCGAACGGACGGTCGCTTCGCGCTCGGAAGTTACCGGATACTT contains:
- the LOC107382470 gene encoding OTU domain-containing protein 1; this translates as MQLYNSVLTHYPKSSRRVTITLSPGNETTQSSSELGGAGLPQLPAANCGETAPSSSANMPAFSSYEGSPLSPIYFTSTAEILIRKPGGVERNKPPSHICSDSDVFQELVDHVANGTEEVFPDLSLVGNVFKSSESLVDAIKAEGSCEDNASTAPFQISGWAPPSEPAPPTSAHLKDIENQHFSDKKEVIVAPDEKQAFELSVLQESAPPRGQEKVNVNAKVSRHLAEVEKQNMYFQERCKYRYHIIPDGNCLYRAVCKATSGDQAGHGELREQTVHHIADHLDDFIPIIEGDVGEFLINAAQDGAWAGYPELLAMSQMLNINIHLTTGGSLESPTVSTMVHYLGEEDVSKQAIWLSWLSNGHYDVILDKCLPNPEYEDWCRQSQLQRKRDEELAKSMAASLSKMYLEQNGSV